One Vibrio neonatus genomic window carries:
- the mltA gene encoding murein transglycosylase A, giving the protein MHKFIPFFAVAILLTGCAQNTDNGQQYFDQEFTQPLTQTKTINSNAFRDLNSFDAQAKQVLDNSPSMAAKYQELYQHLSEWALQSGDPADLERFGVQSAQMRGGDNKGNVLFTGYFSPVIELRHVPDQTYKYPVYGKPSCSSQCPTRAQIYDGALTGKGLELGYAANMIDPFLMEVQGSGFVHFGDDNSMQYFAYAGKNNRSYVSIGRILIERGLVERKDMSLKAIKQWVSENDEETVKELLEQNPSYVFFAPKDDLAVRGSAGIPLLPMAAVAGDRSWLPMGTPILAEVPLLNADGTWSGTHALRLLLVLDTGGAVKQNHLDLYHGMGERAGVQSGHYKHFGRVWKLGLENSVTANPWQLPKGKQ; this is encoded by the coding sequence ATGCACAAATTTATTCCATTCTTTGCTGTTGCGATCCTATTAACGGGCTGTGCCCAGAACACCGATAATGGTCAGCAATATTTTGACCAAGAATTTACTCAGCCTCTTACACAAACTAAAACTATAAATAGTAATGCATTTCGAGATTTAAACTCGTTTGATGCGCAGGCTAAGCAGGTGCTAGATAATTCACCTTCCATGGCAGCTAAGTATCAAGAGTTGTACCAACACCTTTCTGAGTGGGCATTGCAAAGTGGAGATCCTGCTGACCTAGAACGTTTTGGCGTACAAAGTGCGCAGATGCGTGGCGGAGACAATAAAGGGAATGTGCTATTTACCGGATATTTTTCTCCGGTCATCGAATTGCGTCATGTTCCTGATCAAACCTATAAATACCCTGTTTACGGTAAGCCAAGTTGCAGCAGTCAATGTCCTACGCGTGCTCAAATCTATGATGGGGCATTAACGGGCAAAGGGTTAGAACTTGGCTATGCGGCCAACATGATTGACCCATTTTTAATGGAAGTGCAGGGCAGTGGCTTTGTTCATTTTGGCGATGACAACAGCATGCAGTATTTCGCTTATGCGGGGAAAAACAATCGCTCTTACGTCAGTATCGGACGCATCTTAATTGAACGCGGTTTAGTCGAGCGTAAAGACATGTCTTTGAAAGCGATTAAACAATGGGTGTCTGAAAACGATGAAGAGACAGTAAAAGAGCTATTAGAGCAAAACCCTTCTTATGTGTTCTTCGCCCCGAAAGATGATTTAGCGGTACGCGGTTCGGCAGGGATTCCTTTATTGCCAATGGCTGCAGTGGCAGGAGACAGATCTTGGCTGCCTATGGGCACGCCAATTTTAGCTGAAGTGCCTTTGCTCAATGCCGATGGCACATGGTCTGGTACGCACGCTTTGCGCTTATTATTGGTATTAGATACCGGTGGCGCAGTGAAACAAAATCACCTCGATCTTTATCACGGTATGGGTGAGCGAGCAGGCGTACAGTCTGGGCACTACAAGCACTTTGGTCGCGTCTGGAAATTAGGCTTAGAAAACTCAGTCACCGCTAACCCTTGGCAATTGCCAAAAGGGAAACAGTGA
- a CDS encoding sigma-70 family RNA polymerase sigma factor, protein MESLTVSLQIKASNPTRAEWNECMDKVQQGDKAAFAKVFKHFSPRLKQFAYKHVGNEQVAMELVQEALATVWQKSHLFDGSKSALSTWIYTIARNLCFDLLRKQKGRELHIHSEDIWPDDYCPPDLVDQYSPERDMLREQIVRYLDTLPTKQKEVIKAIYLDELPHQDVADKFDIPLGTVKSRLRLAVEKLKDTIRAEQV, encoded by the coding sequence ATGGAATCGTTAACCGTATCATTACAGATCAAGGCCTCAAACCCTACTCGGGCAGAGTGGAATGAATGCATGGATAAGGTACAGCAAGGCGATAAAGCTGCGTTTGCGAAAGTGTTTAAACATTTTTCGCCGCGGTTAAAGCAATTTGCGTACAAGCATGTAGGAAATGAACAAGTGGCGATGGAGTTAGTGCAAGAAGCACTGGCGACGGTGTGGCAAAAATCACACTTGTTTGATGGCAGTAAAAGTGCCTTATCGACATGGATTTACACTATTGCCAGAAACCTTTGTTTTGATCTGCTGCGTAAGCAAAAAGGTCGAGAGCTGCATATCCATTCAGAAGATATTTGGCCTGATGATTATTGCCCGCCAGACTTAGTTGACCAGTATTCACCTGAAAGAGACATGCTGCGAGAGCAGATAGTTCGTTATCTAGATACGTTACCGACCAAACAAAAAGAAGTGATTAAAGCGATTTATCTGGATGAATTACCTCATCAAGATGTGGCTGATAAATTTGATATTCCTCTCGGTACGGTAAAGTCTCGTCTGAGACTGGCCGTGGAGAAGCTTAAGGATACGATAAGGGCGGAACAAGTATGA
- a CDS encoding nucleoside-specific channel-forming Tsx family protein, with product MRKSLLTLGLLAATSAPVLAADYTDGDIHKNDYKWMQFNLMGAFNEKGAGTESSHDYLEMEFGGRSGIFDLYGYVDVFNLLSNPSSDKAGQEKMYMKFAPRMSLDALTHTDLSFGPVQELYVASLIEWGGNSGVNNQKIGLGSDVMVPWLGKIGLNFYGTYDSNLKDWNGYQVSTNWFKPFFFFDNGTFISYQGYIDYQFGMKEKYSSASNGGAMFNGIYWHSDRYAVGYGLKLYHNVYGFEDGETTSWGAVSQSSGVGHYVSVTYKF from the coding sequence ATGCGTAAATCACTTTTAACTCTTGGCCTACTAGCGGCTACCTCAGCTCCAGTTCTTGCAGCTGATTACACAGACGGTGACATCCACAAGAACGACTATAAGTGGATGCAATTTAACTTAATGGGCGCCTTCAATGAGAAAGGGGCTGGTACTGAATCATCTCATGATTACCTAGAGATGGAGTTTGGTGGTCGTTCAGGAATCTTCGACCTTTACGGCTATGTTGATGTTTTCAACTTACTGAGTAATCCAAGTTCAGATAAAGCTGGCCAAGAAAAAATGTACATGAAATTTGCTCCGCGCATGTCTCTAGACGCACTGACACATACAGATCTTTCATTCGGCCCAGTACAAGAACTATACGTTGCTTCATTAATTGAATGGGGTGGGAACTCTGGTGTAAATAACCAAAAAATCGGTTTAGGCTCTGATGTGATGGTCCCATGGCTTGGCAAAATCGGACTAAACTTCTACGGCACTTACGATTCAAACCTAAAAGACTGGAACGGTTATCAAGTTTCAACCAACTGGTTTAAACCTTTCTTCTTCTTTGATAATGGTACATTCATTTCATACCAAGGTTACATTGATTACCAATTTGGTATGAAAGAGAAGTACTCTTCAGCAAGCAATGGTGGCGCCATGTTTAACGGTATTTACTGGCACTCAGATCGTTATGCTGTAGGTTACGGCCTAAAACTATACCATAACGTATATGGTTTCGAAGATGGTGAAACTACATCATGGGGTGCAGTATCGCAATCTTCAGGTGTTGGGCATTATGTATCCGTCACTTACAAGTTCTAA
- the csdA gene encoding cysteine desulfurase CsdA: protein MFDIQAIRAQFPALQQQVNQQPLVYLDSAATTQKPLQVIDTISHYYSQHNANVHRGTHSLTASATSAFEQARENVRAFINASSHKEIVWTRGATEAINLIAQTYARNTLQAGDEILVSEMEHHANIVPWQIVAEQTGAKVVKIPMLDDCTLDLEAFQARLNHNTKILAIGQVSNVTGTHHPVKQMIKLARQFNTVVVLDGAQGIVHEAVDVQALDCDFYVFSGHKLYAPTGIGVLYGKLALLEAMPPWHGGGKMVQKVSFSGTSFSELPGKFEAGTPNVAGALALSSAIDWLTSINHAEAEQHVQALQHKAYLAISKIEDIEIVGYQAGASILSFIMPGVHHEDIATLLDQQGIALRAGHHCAHPLMDSLGIKGTVRISFAVYNNEQEVDALIAALTKAVDML from the coding sequence GTGTTTGATATTCAAGCCATTCGAGCCCAGTTTCCTGCATTGCAACAACAAGTAAACCAGCAACCTTTGGTGTACCTTGATAGCGCTGCCACCACACAAAAACCGTTGCAGGTTATCGATACGATTAGCCACTACTATTCGCAGCACAATGCCAATGTACACAGAGGTACGCACAGCTTAACAGCCAGTGCCACCAGCGCCTTTGAACAAGCTCGTGAAAATGTGCGCGCTTTTATTAACGCAAGCTCTCACAAAGAGATTGTATGGACGCGCGGCGCCACCGAAGCCATCAATTTGATTGCGCAAACGTATGCCAGAAATACTCTGCAAGCGGGTGATGAAATACTGGTCAGTGAAATGGAGCACCACGCCAATATTGTTCCTTGGCAAATTGTGGCGGAGCAAACTGGCGCGAAAGTCGTAAAGATCCCTATGTTGGACGATTGCACTTTAGATCTTGAAGCTTTTCAAGCACGCCTTAATCACAACACCAAGATCTTAGCCATTGGCCAAGTTTCTAATGTCACGGGCACTCATCACCCTGTAAAACAGATGATCAAACTGGCTCGCCAATTTAATACGGTTGTCGTACTTGATGGCGCGCAAGGTATTGTTCACGAGGCGGTTGATGTGCAGGCGCTAGATTGTGATTTTTATGTCTTTTCTGGTCACAAACTGTATGCGCCAACGGGCATTGGTGTGTTATACGGCAAACTGGCTTTACTGGAGGCGATGCCACCTTGGCACGGCGGCGGCAAAATGGTGCAAAAGGTTAGCTTCTCTGGCACTTCATTTAGTGAGCTTCCCGGAAAGTTTGAGGCGGGTACGCCTAATGTAGCCGGCGCTTTAGCCCTCTCTAGCGCGATTGATTGGTTAACCAGCATCAATCATGCCGAGGCTGAGCAACATGTGCAGGCCTTGCAACACAAAGCCTACCTAGCCATTTCAAAAATTGAAGATATAGAGATTGTCGGTTATCAAGCAGGAGCCAGTATTTTAAGCTTTATTATGCCGGGAGTGCATCATGAAGATATTGCGACCTTGCTCGATCAGCAAGGGATTGCGCTACGCGCTGGACACCACTGCGCTCATCCACTGATGGATAGCTTAGGTATAAAGGGAACGGTGCGCATCTCTTTTGCTGTGTATAACAATGAGCAAGAAGTGGATGCGCTCATTGCGGCTCTAACTAAGGCCGTTGATATGCTGTAA
- the recD gene encoding exodeoxyribonuclease V subunit alpha → MIASNESLPEVLNVAEIAPEQLSKYRQKSWLEWLHVMASVGMVRDIDFQLAKFFAEQEKTASAAHVAVMVCAVSYELSKGNSCLPISNAWNPLKSFGATQLEPLFDPQLLTCDWADELTKSSLVAQDFQQAMRLPLVFEFGSLYLQKYWHFEGALAQKLLEYAEPIAMDAQQLSVLRLQLDQLFAWQLSYLFKDIQSLKKAHASDAQIHRAICESLDVVDTADIALDKLVAIASNAKSASDLEVLSEYIPLSACLNHQKVAAATALTRRFCVISGGPGTGKTTTVSKLLAALVASSEVELDIKLAAPTGKAAARLTESIGQAIDSLPVSPEIKEKIPTSASTLHRLLGAIPNRTEFKHNAKNPLHLDLLILDEASMVDLPMMFKLLNALPANARLILLGDRDQLSSVEAGAVLGDICQLGGQGYSAAHSELLNKLTGYQLPASPYVGTAISDSLCVLQKSFRFHSRSGVGQLARAINSGSSNKATEVFASQYQDIEHFEVNSERYAQLIDTLATRYEEYLNLRFEKNGTLSMSAFARTVLQSFAQTRLLCAVREGEFGVEGTNANIEKVLARKALIAADRDTWYIGRPVMVNSNDHSQHLYNGDIGICLLDESLQEPRLKVYFELPDGSVKGVLPSRVPPHETAYSMTIHKSQGSEFDYTLLLLPKTMTPILTRELFYTGVTRAKNRLSVYADVGIMQRAIKQKTARSSHLSQRLQTDS, encoded by the coding sequence ATGATAGCGTCGAATGAAAGCCTTCCAGAAGTGCTCAATGTGGCCGAAATTGCGCCTGAGCAATTGAGTAAATACCGCCAGAAAAGTTGGTTAGAATGGTTACACGTCATGGCTAGTGTGGGCATGGTGCGCGACATTGATTTTCAGTTGGCTAAGTTTTTTGCCGAGCAAGAAAAAACCGCATCAGCGGCGCATGTTGCGGTGATGGTATGCGCGGTGAGCTATGAACTCAGCAAAGGCAATTCATGCTTACCGATTAGCAATGCTTGGAATCCATTAAAATCCTTTGGCGCAACACAACTTGAGCCACTTTTTGACCCGCAATTGCTTACCTGTGATTGGGCGGATGAACTCACTAAATCGAGCTTAGTCGCGCAAGATTTTCAACAAGCTATGCGCTTACCGTTAGTGTTTGAATTTGGCAGTTTGTATTTGCAGAAATATTGGCATTTTGAAGGGGCTCTGGCACAAAAGCTATTGGAATATGCTGAGCCTATCGCGATGGATGCGCAGCAATTATCTGTGCTGAGATTGCAGTTAGATCAATTGTTCGCATGGCAGTTAAGTTATCTGTTTAAAGATATTCAATCGCTTAAAAAAGCCCATGCCAGTGATGCGCAAATTCATCGAGCCATTTGTGAGTCTTTAGATGTGGTGGACACCGCTGACATTGCATTGGACAAACTGGTGGCGATTGCCAGCAATGCTAAGTCTGCCAGCGACCTTGAAGTATTAAGTGAATACATACCGTTAAGTGCGTGTTTAAACCATCAGAAAGTAGCGGCTGCTACTGCGCTTACGCGCCGCTTTTGTGTGATTTCAGGGGGGCCGGGTACGGGCAAAACCACCACTGTCTCTAAATTGTTAGCCGCGCTGGTGGCCTCCAGTGAAGTGGAACTTGATATCAAGCTTGCTGCGCCAACGGGGAAAGCGGCGGCGCGTCTGACCGAATCTATCGGACAAGCGATTGATTCTTTGCCGGTGTCACCGGAGATAAAAGAAAAAATCCCCACCTCTGCCAGCACATTACACCGCTTGCTTGGCGCTATTCCGAATCGCACAGAGTTTAAACACAATGCCAAGAATCCGTTGCATTTAGATTTGTTGATTCTCGATGAAGCTTCCATGGTCGATTTGCCTATGATGTTCAAATTACTCAACGCACTGCCAGCGAACGCGCGTTTAATATTGCTGGGTGATAGAGATCAGCTTTCATCTGTGGAAGCAGGGGCTGTATTGGGTGATATTTGCCAACTTGGCGGACAAGGTTACAGCGCGGCGCATAGCGAGCTTCTAAATAAGTTAACCGGCTACCAATTGCCTGCATCACCTTATGTGGGTACGGCGATTAGTGATAGCTTGTGTGTATTGCAAAAGAGCTTTCGTTTTCACAGTCGCTCCGGCGTAGGTCAGTTAGCGCGAGCAATCAACTCAGGCAGCAGCAATAAAGCGACAGAGGTGTTTGCCAGTCAATATCAAGATATCGAGCACTTTGAGGTCAACAGCGAGCGTTACGCGCAATTGATTGATACTTTAGCGACTCGTTATGAAGAGTACTTAAACCTTAGATTTGAGAAAAATGGCACGCTAAGCATGTCTGCATTTGCGCGCACTGTGTTGCAAAGTTTTGCTCAAACTCGCTTGCTGTGTGCGGTCAGAGAAGGCGAGTTTGGAGTAGAAGGCACCAATGCCAATATTGAAAAAGTATTGGCACGGAAAGCCTTAATTGCTGCGGATAGAGATACTTGGTACATAGGAAGACCTGTGATGGTCAATAGTAACGATCACAGTCAGCATTTGTATAATGGTGATATTGGCATTTGTTTGTTGGATGAAAGCTTACAAGAGCCAAGATTGAAAGTGTATTTTGAACTGCCTGATGGCAGTGTAAAAGGGGTGCTTCCAAGTCGCGTACCGCCTCATGAAACTGCATACTCAATGACTATTCATAAATCGCAAGGCAGTGAGTTTGACTATACGTTATTGCTACTGCCGAAAACGATGACACCGATACTGACCAGAGAGTTATTTTATACCGGAGTGACGCGCGCCAAGAATCGCCTGAGTGTGTATGCCGATGTGGGTATTATGCAGCGTGCTATCAAGCAAAAAACCGCAAGAAGTAGCCATCTGTCGCAACGTTTGCAAACAGATAGCTAG
- a CDS encoding LON peptidase substrate-binding domain-containing protein, translating into MPCIKLFPLSSMVLPEGKMNLRIFEPRYKRMISDCCRAGEGFGVCVINESSASSPKNISQVGTLAQIVDFEQLADGFLGITIVGTRRFRVKRVWSEFDGLRCGEVEYLENWQSQQLSQDNTYISEQLQRVYQRFPEIKNLYSHCLFDDATWVSQRWLELLPMEQDQFEHLISQTDCEEAVKFLCQAIEAQ; encoded by the coding sequence ATGCCCTGTATAAAGTTATTTCCTTTAAGTTCTATGGTGTTACCTGAGGGAAAAATGAATTTAAGAATCTTTGAGCCTCGCTATAAACGTATGATCAGTGATTGCTGTCGCGCAGGTGAGGGGTTTGGTGTTTGCGTGATTAACGAGAGTAGCGCCTCATCGCCGAAAAATATCTCACAAGTCGGTACATTGGCTCAAATTGTCGATTTTGAACAATTAGCGGATGGTTTTCTTGGGATCACTATCGTTGGGACTCGCCGTTTTAGAGTGAAGAGGGTTTGGAGTGAGTTTGATGGTTTGCGTTGTGGCGAGGTTGAATACCTTGAAAACTGGCAAAGCCAGCAACTTTCACAAGATAACACTTATATTAGTGAACAATTGCAAAGAGTCTATCAACGCTTTCCTGAAATAAAAAACCTCTACTCACACTGCCTTTTTGATGATGCGACATGGGTCAGTCAACGCTGGTTAGAGCTGTTACCTATGGAGCAAGATCAGTTTGAGCACCTGATCTCTCAAACCGATTGTGAGGAAGCAGTAAAGTTTCTTTGCCAAGCCATTGAGGCTCAGTAA
- the tcdA gene encoding tRNA cyclic N6-threonylcarbamoyladenosine(37) synthase TcdA has product MRELTTPASESYDQRFGGTRRLYGNSEVEILRAAHVCVIGIGGVGSWAVEALARSGVGELTLIDMDDVCVTNINRQIHAMSGTVGKSKIEVMAERVALINPECKVNLIDDFIGPENQAEYLSKEYDYVLDAIDSVKAKTSLLAYCRSNKIKVITIGGAGGQVDPTQISVADLSKTVQDPLAKKIKDQLRRFHNFSKNPKRKFGIDCVFSTEHLKYPQADGSVCAVKATAEGPKRMDCATGFGAATVVTATFGFVAVSRIIAKLIEKHSA; this is encoded by the coding sequence ATGCGAGAATTAACCACCCCAGCATCCGAATCCTATGACCAACGTTTTGGCGGTACGCGTCGCCTGTATGGAAATAGCGAAGTGGAAATCTTACGTGCCGCACACGTTTGTGTGATTGGTATTGGTGGTGTGGGCTCTTGGGCAGTAGAAGCGCTGGCGCGCAGTGGCGTGGGTGAGTTAACTCTAATTGATATGGATGATGTGTGCGTGACTAACATCAACCGTCAAATACACGCTATGAGTGGCACTGTGGGCAAGAGCAAGATTGAAGTAATGGCAGAGCGTGTCGCGCTGATTAACCCTGAGTGTAAAGTGAATCTGATTGATGACTTTATTGGCCCAGAAAATCAAGCGGAATATCTAAGTAAAGAATACGACTACGTATTAGATGCCATTGATAGCGTTAAAGCCAAGACTTCATTGTTGGCCTATTGTCGTAGCAACAAAATTAAAGTGATCACTATCGGTGGCGCGGGTGGTCAGGTCGACCCAACGCAAATCAGTGTGGCGGATCTGAGCAAGACAGTGCAAGACCCGCTTGCGAAGAAAATCAAAGATCAACTGCGCCGTTTCCATAACTTTAGCAAGAATCCAAAACGTAAATTTGGCATCGATTGCGTCTTTTCTACAGAGCACCTTAAATACCCGCAAGCCGATGGCAGTGTCTGCGCGGTGAAAGCCACAGCCGAAGGCCCTAAGCGAATGGATTGTGCGACTGGCTTTGGCGCGGCCACAGTAGTGACGGCCACCTTTGGTTTTGTCGCAGTGTCGCGTATCATTGCCAAATTGATTGAAAAACACAGCGCGTAA
- the csdE gene encoding cysteine desulfurase sulfur acceptor subunit CsdE yields MTYPENPFGSTILEQDILAQMQQCQGWEQRYRQVILWGKQLPAMPDELKAEQVLVAGCESQVWLVGKQVDGIWQFCADSDARIVRGLIALVLTVCNGKNSQQIQQFDIDDYFEKLGLIQHLSPSRGNGLKAVVEQIKTLSA; encoded by the coding sequence ATGACATACCCAGAAAACCCGTTTGGCAGCACCATTCTTGAACAGGATATCCTTGCGCAGATGCAACAATGCCAAGGTTGGGAGCAGCGTTATCGACAGGTGATCTTGTGGGGTAAGCAATTACCAGCAATGCCCGATGAGCTAAAAGCTGAGCAGGTGTTAGTGGCGGGTTGTGAAAGCCAAGTATGGTTGGTGGGCAAGCAAGTTGACGGAATTTGGCAGTTTTGTGCTGACTCTGACGCGCGAATTGTGCGCGGCTTGATTGCATTGGTACTGACGGTATGTAATGGAAAAAATAGTCAACAAATTCAGCAATTTGATATCGATGACTATTTTGAAAAACTGGGTTTGATCCAACATTTAAGCCCATCGCGAGGCAATGGGCTTAAAGCAGTTGTTGAGCAAATTAAAACACTCAGCGCATAG
- the argA gene encoding amino-acid N-acetyltransferase yields the protein MSRSTELVKGFRQSTPYVNAHRDSTMVIYLCGDALSHDNFPNIVSDIALLHSLGVKLVLVHGARPQIDQRLSLQSLSSPYHKGIRITESTTLPHVMQASGQLQLAITAHLSMSLNNTPMAGNQLNVVSGNFVIAQPLGVDNGVDYQHSGRVRRIDVEGINRALEQESIVLIGPVAGSVTGECFNLVSEQIATQVAIKLKADKLIGFSSDQGYIKPNGEVAAELFPHELESILQQGMPGNAPITERFLQAAVKACEKGVQRSHLVSYLDDGALIQELFSRDGIGTQVVMDSAEQVRIATIDDIGGILDLIEPLESEGILVRRSREQLEREIERFTIIVKDQLIIGCAALYPYVEDQMAEMACVAIHSDYRDGNRGVHLLEHMKHQAYTLGIKQLFILTTRSLHWFREQGFAEIDLEALPIKKQDLYNFQRKSKILALDIN from the coding sequence ATGTCTCGTAGTACTGAACTGGTCAAAGGATTTCGGCAATCCACCCCATATGTAAATGCTCACCGTGATAGCACTATGGTTATCTATCTCTGTGGTGATGCGTTAAGCCATGATAATTTTCCTAATATCGTCAGCGATATTGCGCTACTACATAGCCTTGGCGTGAAACTGGTATTGGTGCATGGCGCTCGCCCGCAAATAGATCAACGCCTCAGCTTACAGTCCTTATCTTCCCCTTATCACAAAGGGATTAGGATCACTGAGTCAACGACCTTACCACATGTCATGCAGGCATCAGGGCAATTGCAGCTCGCCATTACCGCTCACCTATCTATGAGTCTCAACAACACGCCTATGGCGGGAAACCAACTCAATGTGGTCAGCGGTAACTTTGTGATTGCGCAGCCATTAGGAGTGGATAACGGAGTGGATTATCAACACAGTGGGCGAGTACGCCGCATTGATGTTGAAGGCATCAACCGCGCGCTTGAGCAAGAGTCGATAGTATTGATTGGCCCAGTGGCAGGCTCCGTTACAGGCGAATGTTTTAACTTAGTATCAGAACAAATTGCCACTCAAGTGGCGATAAAACTAAAAGCGGACAAACTGATTGGCTTTAGCTCAGATCAAGGTTACATCAAACCTAACGGTGAAGTGGCTGCAGAGCTGTTCCCACACGAGCTAGAAAGCATCCTACAGCAAGGCATGCCAGGTAATGCCCCGATCACTGAACGCTTCTTACAAGCGGCGGTAAAAGCCTGTGAAAAAGGCGTGCAGCGCAGTCACCTTGTGAGCTACCTTGATGATGGCGCTTTAATACAAGAGCTGTTCTCTCGTGATGGTATCGGTACGCAAGTGGTGATGGACAGTGCCGAGCAAGTGCGCATTGCCACCATTGATGACATTGGCGGTATTTTAGACTTAATTGAACCGCTAGAAAGTGAAGGCATTTTAGTGAGACGCTCTCGCGAACAGTTGGAGCGAGAAATAGAGCGATTTACTATCATAGTCAAAGATCAGCTCATCATTGGTTGCGCCGCGCTCTATCCTTATGTTGAAGATCAAATGGCCGAAATGGCCTGCGTAGCTATTCACTCTGACTATAGAGATGGCAACCGCGGCGTGCATTTATTGGAGCACATGAAGCATCAAGCCTATACGCTCGGAATCAAACAGCTGTTTATTTTGACCACCCGCAGTTTGCATTGGTTTAGAGAGCAAGGTTTTGCTGAAATCGATCTAGAGGCACTGCCGATTAAAAAGCAGGACCTCTATAACTTCCAACGAAAATCAAAAATCTTAGCGCTGGATATCAACTAA
- the panE gene encoding 2-dehydropantoate 2-reductase produces the protein MNISILGVGAIGSLWACYLHNAGHNISLWSRDTAPSISLSFAQQAPIQFRANQISDMNNADLVIVAVKAWQVEQALSPIIPHLKKGCCVLFTHNGMGAVDPLLAQLSEHPVLFATTTHGALIDNQSKIQHTGQGQTIVGALNESGALLSAQIVPMLDHALAPVSWDDNIQQALWNKLAINCCINPLTAIHNCRNGELAQSETLALIQALCVEISKVMTAEGLTCDSDALFAKSQQVIQATSANFSSMHQDIQHQRRTEIDYITGYLLQRAKAQQILTPYNQTLYQQIKQKEAQQ, from the coding sequence TTGAATATTAGTATCCTTGGCGTGGGTGCCATTGGTTCGCTGTGGGCGTGTTATCTACACAATGCGGGTCACAATATCTCTTTGTGGAGCAGAGACACAGCGCCTAGCATATCGCTGTCATTTGCGCAGCAAGCCCCTATTCAATTTCGCGCCAACCAAATCTCGGATATGAATAATGCCGATTTAGTGATTGTGGCAGTCAAAGCATGGCAGGTAGAGCAAGCTCTATCGCCCATTATTCCGCATCTCAAAAAAGGCTGTTGCGTGCTTTTTACCCATAATGGTATGGGCGCTGTCGATCCACTGTTAGCGCAACTGTCTGAACATCCCGTGTTATTTGCTACCACCACTCACGGCGCACTCATAGATAATCAGTCTAAAATTCAACATACAGGACAGGGACAAACAATCGTCGGCGCTCTCAACGAGAGTGGTGCATTGCTATCAGCACAAATAGTCCCTATGTTAGATCATGCCCTTGCACCTGTATCTTGGGACGATAATATTCAACAAGCTCTGTGGAATAAACTGGCGATTAATTGCTGTATCAACCCATTAACCGCTATCCATAATTGCCGTAACGGCGAGCTTGCACAAAGTGAGACTTTGGCTCTCATACAAGCACTTTGTGTGGAAATTAGTAAAGTCATGACCGCTGAAGGACTGACTTGCGATAGCGACGCACTGTTTGCCAAAAGTCAGCAGGTAATCCAAGCCACCAGCGCCAATTTCTCGTCAATGCATCAAGACATTCAACATCAGCGTCGTACCGAGATCGACTATATTACGGGGTACTTACTCCAGCGTGCCAAGGCACAGCAGATTTTAACGCCGTACAATCAAACGCTTTATCAACAGATTAAACAAAAAGAGGCTCAGCAATGA
- a CDS encoding DJ-1 family glyoxalase III, whose translation MTIKALVPIAPGTEEMEAITIIDVLLRANYQVTVASVDPEGALTFKGSRGIPLTAEVKLVDVADEEFDVIAMPGGVGGAEVFQQSILLVEMIKQQQYDGRLNAAICATPALVLQHHQLYPKALMTCHPHFKAHIPENNWRDKRVTYDQLNKLLTSQGPGSAFEFAIEIIILLSGKAFAWSVAEPMVPLPNLHYHELGAKGV comes from the coding sequence ATGACCATTAAGGCCTTAGTACCCATAGCCCCGGGCACTGAAGAGATGGAAGCCATTACCATCATTGATGTTTTACTTCGTGCTAACTACCAAGTAACGGTAGCCAGTGTTGATCCTGAAGGTGCACTGACCTTTAAAGGTTCCCGTGGTATTCCACTTACCGCTGAGGTAAAACTTGTGGATGTAGCCGATGAAGAATTTGATGTTATTGCGATGCCCGGCGGCGTTGGCGGCGCTGAGGTTTTCCAACAAAGCATACTGTTAGTCGAAATGATCAAACAGCAACAATACGATGGCCGATTAAACGCCGCGATTTGCGCAACTCCTGCATTGGTACTGCAACACCATCAGTTGTACCCAAAAGCATTGATGACTTGCCATCCACACTTTAAAGCGCACATTCCTGAAAACAATTGGCGAGATAAACGCGTCACCTACGATCAACTCAATAAACTGCTGACTAGCCAAGGCCCAGGCAGCGCTTTTGAGTTTGCCATCGAAATCATCATTTTGCTTTCAGGTAAAGCCTTTGCTTGGAGCGTAGCTGAGCCTATGGTGCCACTACCTAACCTTCATTATCACGAATTAGGAGCTAAAGGTGTTTGA